The following DNA comes from Thermococcus piezophilus.
ATAAGCCACATCGTAAACTACTCCCTGCCCATGACGGCTGAAGACTACGTCCACAGAATAGGCAGAACCGGAAGGATGGGCAAGCGGGGAAAGGCCGTCACCTTCATAATGCCTGGGGAGTACAGGAGGCTCCGCTACATAGCGAGCGTCGCAGGTGTCGAAATCAAGAAGTCCGAGCTGAGCGAGGAGATACCAAGGGAATACCGTGAAAGGTACGAACGCGAGGAGAAGCAAAGGGAGTACCGGAAAAACGGGAGAAGAAACGACAGGTATCACCGCGGCTATTCAAGGCGCTATTAGCGTTCTCCGAGGTAGAGGGTTACGGCTAGGTCGTTTCCCTCGGCTTTCACCTCAATCCATACTGCGTCGCTCTTCTCAATATTGCCGAAGAGTTCCTCGTCGGAAGTTATCCGCCCAACAAGCCATTCTGCATACTGTTCGTGGAATATTAGGTGGTAGTAATCCGCAAGATTCTGGTAGGTTACAACCCAGGCTTTGCCCGATTTGTATCCCTCGGGAAGCTTTCCGTCGGAGAGCAGCGAGAGGGAGCTGTCAATCGCCAGGTTGAACTCCTCGGAGAGCAGCCTGACCATCCTGTAGGCGAGCGCTGTTGCGTCGTTCTCCGTCATGGTGTAGTCCTGCTTGAGGAAGTCCTTCCCCCTTAAAATACCGAGGGTCTTCACGGAGGCTAAATCGTTGCCCGGCCGAATCTCGTAGAGAGTCGCGTTGATGACCCTACGTCCCTGCCTCTCCCAGTAGCGGTAGTAGGAGCCAAGATCCATCGGAGGCAGGCGCTGGTCGAGGACGAAGAACCAGCCGTCTATCCTAACGAGTGCCGCTGCGTGGCCAAGGTCGGTGAGGTTTATCCCCATCGCGTAAACGGGCGAGTAGTTCATGGCCAAGAGCAGGGCGTCGGTGAGAACCGTGTAGTCAGTGCATATGCCCTTTCCTCGCATAATCGTCTCGTAGGGAGTCTGTATCGTGTTGTTCTGCCCCGTAACTACTTCCTGTCTTCCGTCGGGGTAAATGATAATCTTGGCAAAAGGCTCTTTCGCCTTCTCCCGGTCGTATGTTACCCACTGCCCTTCCCAGTCAAGGACGTTCCAGACGCTCTCTTCGAGAGTCGCGCCCTTCAGCTCAGCGGCGAAGGGCGAGATGACCTCAAGCTCCGGCCCGCTCAGCATGCAGGGAAGGGCGTCCTTGAGTATGTAGCGCCATAGGACGCCGCTGCAGTTCAACTGGGCGTCCTGGCTGGGCAGAAAAACCGTCAGGTTGTTCCACTGAACCTCCGGATTTGTCCAAGTTGCAGGAGGGGTTGTAGTTGTTGTGGTAATTGTAGTCTGTGGTGTTGGGGACGTTGAAGGGTACGTTGAATGGGAAGTAGTGGGTGAAGTTTCAGTTTGCTGAACTACAGTGATACATCCTGAGACGAACACCATGAGCACAATTACCAGCGCGAAGACTGTCCTTCTCATCATGACATTAAAATCGTCAGTGGGAGTTATAAAGGAAACCTCCATGGAGCAACCTTTACACCAGTAAATTTTGCAGGGCAAAGTTTGACCGAAGCTTTCTAACTGCAAGAAGGCAAAGTTTGTTAGAATGTGGTGCCGGGGCGGGGCTTTGAACCCCGGACCTCTCGGTTTCTCAGGCTCCCCCGAAGGGGAGCAGCCCTATGAGCCGAGCGCTCTGACCAGGCTAAGCTACCCCGGCACAAGCGCCCGCGTTATACCTCCCAAAGTCCATTTTTAAACCTTTCGTTCACCAGGCATAGCCATAGGTCATTGCCATGAGCTTTCTTCTGAGCTTCTTGCCATAGTAGAGCCCCAGCAGGATGCCTGTTATAAGCCCGCCGAGGTGGGCGAAGGCGTTCACCCCGGGGAACAGGCTGTTGATAAGGAAGAGGAGGAAAGCGTTTGTGAGGGCCCTTCCAATATTACCCCTGATTATTCCAGAGGTCATTATTAAAAGGCCCACTATCCCAAAGAGGGCACCACTTGCCCCAGCGCTCACGGAGTTAGGCGGAAGGAGGAAGAGCGTGACCAGGTTGCCGACGAGACCAGCAACCAAGTAAGTAAAGACGAGAACCCTGCCACCAAAGAGACGTTCGAGCTGACTGCCGAGCATAAGGAGAAAGTACATGTTGAAGGCTAGGTGGAGTATTCCCACGTGAACGAACATGGCAGTGAGGAGCTGCCACCAGGCGCCGTTTATGACCGCGTAGTTCCACTGACCGAGCCTTGCAAGAACCTCGATGCCTATGTCTATCGGGTTACCGCTCAGTATGGCCTCGAAGATGTAAACGAGCACGTTGATGCCAAAGAGCAGAGTTGTTACCCTACCGTACTTCATTGTGAAGCCTTTAAGGCTCATTGGCCAGCTCCTCCAAGATTAACTCGAGCAGATAGCGTTCATTCACGGCTATGATGTTGGTCTTTTTGGTCGCACTCAACTCGAGCTTGAGCTCCTTCCCCCTCTCGTCCGTGACTATCGCCCCGGCTTCCCTCGCTATTATAACCCCAGCCGCTATGTCCGTGGGGCGGACATAGTTCCTGATGTCAAGCACTCCATCAAGGCGCCCTTGGCGAG
Coding sequences within:
- a CDS encoding transglutaminase-like domain-containing protein, whose product is MMRRTVFALVIVLMVFVSGCITVVQQTETSPTTSHSTYPSTSPTPQTTITTTTTTPPATWTNPEVQWNNLTVFLPSQDAQLNCSGVLWRYILKDALPCMLSGPELEVISPFAAELKGATLEESVWNVLDWEGQWVTYDREKAKEPFAKIIIYPDGRQEVVTGQNNTIQTPYETIMRGKGICTDYTVLTDALLLAMNYSPVYAMGINLTDLGHAAALVRIDGWFFVLDQRLPPMDLGSYYRYWERQGRRVINATLYEIRPGNDLASVKTLGILRGKDFLKQDYTMTENDATALAYRMVRLLSEEFNLAIDSSLSLLSDGKLPEGYKSGKAWVVTYQNLADYYHLIFHEQYAEWLVGRITSDEELFGNIEKSDAVWIEVKAEGNDLAVTLYLGER
- a CDS encoding rhomboid family intramembrane serine protease → MSLKGFTMKYGRVTTLLFGINVLVYIFEAILSGNPIDIGIEVLARLGQWNYAVINGAWWQLLTAMFVHVGILHLAFNMYFLLMLGSQLERLFGGRVLVFTYLVAGLVGNLVTLFLLPPNSVSAGASGALFGIVGLLIMTSGIIRGNIGRALTNAFLLFLINSLFPGVNAFAHLGGLITGILLGLYYGKKLRRKLMAMTYGYAW